A genomic region of Pseudoxanthomonas suwonensis contains the following coding sequences:
- the yajC gene encoding preprotein translocase subunit YajC, with product MSFLDFLIPTAYAQAAGGQPQGGGFGMLLFPIILIAIMYFLMIRPQMKRQKEHKSMLDKLSRGDEVITSGGVAGTVTDIGDNFVTVEIADNVRVRVQKGAIGNVLPKGTLKSA from the coding sequence ATGAGCTTCCTCGACTTCCTGATCCCGACCGCCTACGCCCAGGCCGCTGGCGGCCAGCCGCAGGGCGGTGGCTTCGGCATGCTGCTGTTCCCGATCATCCTGATCGCGATCATGTACTTTCTGATGATCCGCCCGCAGATGAAGCGGCAGAAGGAACACAAGTCCATGCTCGACAAGCTGTCCCGCGGCGACGAGGTCATCACCTCCGGCGGCGTGGCCGGCACTGTCACCGACATCGGCGACAACTTCGTGACCGTCGAGATCGCCGACAACGTGCGCGTCCGCGTGCAGAAGGGCGCCATCGGCAACGTCCTGCCCAAGGGCACCCTGAAGTCCGCCTGA